In Chryseobacterium oranimense, a single window of DNA contains:
- a CDS encoding PolC-type DNA polymerase III, which yields MYSIIDIESNGAGYRNECIIDIAIYRYDGQKITDQFISLVNPESDITPFVQKLTSITPKMVKTAPKFHEIAKRVIEITQNTTLVGHNIDFDYRMLRQSFKRLGYDFQINTLDTIPLAKKMIPDEVSYSLGKLVKSLGIPLTNHHRAEGDARATLELFKLLISKDTENEIIQKQHDETNAKTYINKIKVLTQDLPNEKGFVYFQNEAGKIILSDYVQDINKFSKKVFNSKSKKWEQIQNDVEQINYELTGTDIIAKLILNSKNIKKREVFPFGLYFRNNKYIVEKNKLNKTERPILKFRSFTQGTKAVQFIGLQEEFNDINAFTQKIDFRKRNELWLGQGRKLGEKLFLIIENGKVVSYGFYELFTQIQTLSKLSKLKIDLPLPSADLHNDLQLALLRGDFETLPLPK from the coding sequence ATGTATTCGATTATTGATATAGAAAGTAATGGTGCAGGTTACAGGAATGAATGCATTATAGATATAGCCATCTACAGGTATGATGGTCAGAAAATTACGGACCAGTTCATATCTCTCGTTAATCCCGAAAGTGATATCACTCCTTTTGTGCAGAAGCTGACAAGCATCACCCCTAAAATGGTGAAAACAGCTCCTAAATTCCACGAAATAGCAAAAAGAGTCATCGAAATTACCCAAAATACTACTTTGGTCGGACACAATATTGATTTTGATTACAGGATGCTGCGCCAGTCTTTTAAAAGACTCGGTTATGACTTTCAGATCAATACTTTAGATACCATTCCTTTAGCAAAAAAAATGATCCCGGATGAAGTGAGCTATTCATTGGGAAAGCTGGTAAAATCGCTGGGAATTCCCTTAACGAACCATCACAGGGCAGAGGGAGATGCAAGGGCAACATTGGAGCTTTTCAAGCTTTTAATCTCTAAAGATACTGAAAATGAGATTATTCAGAAGCAGCATGATGAAACCAATGCGAAAACCTATATCAACAAGATCAAAGTTCTGACTCAGGATCTTCCGAACGAAAAAGGATTTGTTTATTTCCAGAACGAAGCCGGGAAAATTATTTTATCAGACTACGTTCAGGATATCAATAAGTTCTCCAAAAAAGTGTTCAATTCCAAGTCAAAAAAATGGGAGCAGATCCAGAATGACGTTGAACAGATTAATTATGAACTTACAGGAACAGATATTATTGCAAAACTGATTCTTAATTCCAAAAACATCAAAAAAAGAGAAGTATTTCCCTTTGGACTTTACTTCAGGAACAATAAATACATCGTTGAAAAAAATAAGCTGAATAAGACCGAAAGGCCTATCCTAAAGTTCAGGTCGTTTACCCAGGGAACAAAAGCTGTACAGTTTATAGGACTTCAGGAAGAATTCAATGATATCAATGCTTTTACCCAAAAAATAGATTTCAGAAAAAGAAATGAGCTTTGGCTCGGCCAGGGGAGAAAGCTGGGTGAGAAACTGTTTCTGATCATCGAAAACGGAAAAGTCGTTTCTTATGGTTTTTATGAGCTGTTTACCCAGATCCAGACCCTAAGTAAACTCTCAAAACTGAAGATTGATTTACCTCTTCCTTCCGCAGATCTGCATAATGATCTTCAGCTTGCACTTCTTCGTGGTGATTTTGAGACACTGCCGTTACCAAAATAA
- the lysA gene encoding diaminopimelate decarboxylase — MNSKELLKIANEFGTPVYVYDAESIKTQYEKLTSSFLKHTKFFYAAKALTNINILKYVKNLGASLDCVSINEVKLGLKAGFPKEKILFTPNCVDLAEIEEAMTFGVHINIDNISILEQFGNKYGNTYPILVRINPHIFAGGNYKISTGHIDSKFGISIHQVRHIERVMKSTNLNVEGLHMHTGSEIKDPDVFLQALDIMLELSEHFPNLKYLDMGSGFKIPYQDTEEETDVRTLGKKVEKVISEFSKSTGKKFELWFEPGKFLVGKSGYLLVKANVIKQTTATVFVGVNSGFNHLIRPMFYDSYHMIENLSNPKGAERIYTVVGNICETDTFAWDRKLNEVREGDILVFHNAGAYGFEMSSNFNSRLKPAEVLFLDGKAHLIRKRDEFEDLLRNQIEVI; from the coding sequence ATGAATTCAAAAGAATTATTAAAGATCGCCAATGAGTTTGGCACACCGGTGTATGTTTATGACGCTGAATCTATTAAAACTCAATACGAGAAACTTACATCTTCTTTTTTAAAACATACCAAGTTTTTCTATGCAGCAAAGGCATTGACGAATATCAATATCCTTAAGTATGTCAAGAACCTGGGTGCATCTTTGGATTGCGTATCTATTAATGAAGTTAAACTTGGGTTAAAGGCTGGATTTCCTAAAGAAAAAATCTTGTTTACCCCCAATTGTGTAGACCTTGCTGAAATAGAGGAAGCAATGACTTTCGGAGTTCATATTAACATTGATAACATTTCTATTCTTGAGCAGTTTGGGAATAAATACGGAAATACCTATCCGATTCTTGTAAGGATCAACCCGCATATTTTTGCAGGGGGAAACTATAAAATTTCAACAGGACATATCGACAGCAAATTCGGGATCTCCATTCACCAGGTTCGTCATATCGAAAGAGTTATGAAAAGTACCAACCTTAATGTGGAAGGGCTTCACATGCATACAGGAAGCGAGATCAAGGATCCGGATGTTTTCCTTCAGGCATTGGACATTATGCTTGAACTTTCCGAGCATTTCCCTAACCTTAAATATCTGGATATGGGAAGCGGTTTCAAAATCCCATACCAGGATACCGAAGAGGAAACCGATGTGAGAACATTAGGTAAAAAAGTAGAAAAAGTGATTTCTGAGTTTTCAAAATCTACAGGAAAGAAATTCGAATTGTGGTTTGAACCGGGGAAATTCCTGGTAGGAAAAAGCGGTTACCTTTTAGTAAAAGCCAATGTGATTAAGCAGACAACAGCTACTGTTTTTGTAGGTGTGAATTCAGGATTCAATCACTTGATCCGTCCTATGTTCTATGATTCTTACCATATGATCGAAAACCTGTCGAACCCTAAAGGAGCAGAGAGAATTTATACCGTAGTAGGAAATATCTGCGAAACGGATACATTTGCCTGGGACAGAAAACTGAATGAAGTAAGAGAAGGTGATATCCTGGTGTTCCATAATGCCGGAGCTTACGGTTTTGAAATGAGCTCGAATTTCAATTCGAGATTAAAGCCTGCCGAAGTATTGTTCTTAGACGGAAAGGCACACCTGATCCGCAAAAGAGATGAATTTGAAGATCTGCTGAGAAACCAGATAGAAGTGATTTAA